One Exiguobacterium acetylicum DNA segment encodes these proteins:
- a CDS encoding NAD(P)/FAD-dependent oxidoreductase has protein sequence MDNRTARIAVVGAGSGGITAVAQLLRKRPALKGHILLIDPAEEHYYQPLWTLVGAGDVRKETTARPMSSLIPEGAEWLQESVQTFAPEKNELLTTQGTTVHYDYLIIAAGIQLNWKDVPGLVETIGQNGVCSNYSYETVSSTWDAISHFKGGEALFTMPSTPIKCGGAPQKIMYLAEEYFAQHNVRNKSSVHFMTALPNMFAVPRYEKTLNEVVKRKQIQTHFKTELVSIDGPNHVATFENLETKERFTHHFDLIHVTPPMGPMDFLKDSPVTDASGWVDIDSKTLQHDRYENIFALGDCSNLPTSKTGAAIRKQAPVVVENLIRFMEHQNHTKAEYDGYTSCPLVTGYNSLVMAEFDYEKEPAESFPIDQSEERLSMFLVKKHFLPVLYWDGMLKGLM, from the coding sequence GTGGATAATCGAACAGCACGAATTGCAGTCGTCGGAGCGGGATCGGGAGGTATTACTGCGGTCGCACAACTATTACGTAAGCGTCCGGCATTAAAAGGGCATATTTTATTGATTGATCCTGCAGAGGAGCACTATTATCAACCTTTATGGACTTTGGTCGGTGCTGGTGATGTTCGAAAAGAGACGACAGCGCGTCCCATGTCTTCCTTGATTCCTGAAGGCGCAGAGTGGTTGCAAGAATCGGTACAAACTTTTGCACCTGAAAAGAATGAACTACTAACTACTCAAGGAACGACTGTTCATTATGACTATCTTATCATCGCGGCAGGTATTCAATTGAATTGGAAAGATGTCCCCGGACTAGTCGAAACAATCGGACAGAATGGTGTGTGTAGCAACTATTCGTATGAAACGGTTTCTTCTACCTGGGATGCCATTTCTCACTTCAAAGGCGGCGAAGCACTGTTTACGATGCCAAGTACTCCGATCAAATGTGGGGGCGCACCTCAAAAAATCATGTATCTAGCAGAGGAATATTTTGCTCAACACAATGTACGAAACAAGTCGTCCGTTCATTTTATGACGGCATTGCCTAATATGTTTGCAGTGCCGCGTTATGAAAAGACACTAAATGAGGTCGTAAAACGGAAACAGATTCAAACACATTTCAAAACTGAACTCGTTAGCATTGATGGACCGAACCACGTTGCTACTTTTGAAAATCTAGAAACAAAAGAACGATTTACACATCACTTCGACTTAATCCATGTTACACCACCGATGGGGCCGATGGATTTCTTAAAAGATAGCCCGGTCACGGACGCCTCAGGATGGGTGGATATTGATTCAAAAACACTTCAGCATGATCGTTACGAAAATATTTTCGCGTTGGGTGATTGTTCTAATCTGCCGACATCTAAAACAGGGGCTGCTATCCGAAAACAGGCACCTGTCGTAGTTGAAAACTTAATCCGCTTCATGGAACACCAAAACCACACTAAAGCAGAATATGATGGTTACACATCGTGTCCGCTTGTAACCGGATATAACAGTCTTGTCATGGCAGAATTCGACTATGAAAAAGAACCAGCTGAAAGTTTTCCGATCGATCAATCAGAAGAGCGTTTATCTATGTTTTTAGTTAAAAAACATTTCCTACCTGTCCTTTATTGGGATGGGATGTTAAAAGGTCTGATGTGA
- a CDS encoding response regulator transcription factor — MINQNLIGKSVLIVEDDAKIRELLKIYLLQEGYEVLEAADGLEGKRMIEDFDPCIVLLDLMLPKLNGEELCYWIREEFKSLMPIIMITAKVSEKSKLEGFALGADDYIVKPFSPAEVMSRIAAVLRRTASRCGKLSFTGFLLKPLKGQAFINGQELKLTSFEFKLLHILMQHPNQILTRAQLLDHIYATQEKEVNDRTIDVHIRHLRHKIREQTDYSYILTVRGMGYKFVSS; from the coding sequence ATGATAAATCAAAATTTAATCGGAAAATCTGTATTAATCGTCGAAGATGATGCAAAAATTCGTGAATTACTAAAAATTTATCTTCTTCAAGAAGGATATGAAGTACTCGAAGCAGCTGATGGACTAGAAGGAAAAAGAATGATTGAAGATTTCGATCCGTGTATTGTTCTTCTTGATTTGATGTTACCCAAGCTGAACGGAGAAGAACTCTGTTACTGGATTCGAGAAGAATTCAAAAGTTTGATGCCAATCATTATGATTACAGCAAAAGTCTCTGAAAAGAGTAAATTGGAGGGATTTGCTTTAGGAGCAGACGATTATATCGTAAAACCGTTCAGTCCTGCGGAAGTCATGAGTCGCATCGCAGCTGTTTTGAGACGAACGGCTAGTCGTTGTGGAAAATTAAGTTTCACGGGTTTTCTGTTGAAACCATTAAAAGGACAAGCGTTTATCAATGGACAAGAGTTGAAACTGACGTCCTTCGAATTTAAATTACTGCATATTTTGATGCAACATCCGAATCAAATTCTGACACGTGCCCAATTACTCGATCATATTTACGCTACACAAGAAAAAGAAGTCAACGATCGAACGATTGATGTTCATATTCGTCACTTACGTCATAAAATCCGTGAACAAACCGATTATTCATACATTCTAACGGTCAGGGGAATGGGGTATAAATTTGTCAGTTCATAA
- a CDS encoding sensor histidine kinase — MSVHKPSTYSLFSRIFTLQAAFTLLLIMITGFSLTQYACYSVNERQLSGSVLTSTLYSYFFITGVLLASGSFVFHYLSIRRLLRPIRQLSQATHQFEETRHLSVLPYSTSPDIEHLIQTFDQMSRTIKHSEITKDLFLRDLSHDLRTPLTTLNGYLEALQHNTITGSSTLYASLGEETQRMIRLLNQLDALQKTELPISVSSSEAFSLQEAFEEIFTVYSPSFRTIFKSITIEIEDLLLNHRREDFIQMITNLFQNIVDYNTGTTLLIRGTSTPQGYQLSFTHQGQFIAQNEKELIFEQFYRCDTSRSSSLRSGLGLSIVRKILHAQNGTITLDTDGYLHCFSIQFDLTSSMLNKR, encoded by the coding sequence TTGTCAGTTCATAAACCATCGACGTACTCTTTATTTTCTCGCATCTTCACGCTGCAGGCAGCTTTTACATTGTTACTGATTATGATTACCGGTTTTTCATTAACACAATATGCCTGCTATTCAGTGAATGAGCGTCAACTTTCAGGATCGGTCCTTACTTCAACGCTTTACTCTTATTTTTTCATAACAGGTGTACTACTTGCTTCTGGCAGTTTCGTGTTTCACTATCTTTCTATTCGCCGTTTGTTAAGACCGATCCGACAACTGTCGCAAGCGACGCATCAATTTGAGGAAACACGTCATTTAAGTGTGCTTCCTTACTCTACTAGTCCGGACATAGAACATTTAATTCAGACATTTGATCAAATGAGTCGCACGATTAAACATTCTGAAATAACGAAGGACTTATTTCTACGTGATCTGTCTCATGATTTACGTACTCCATTGACGACTTTAAACGGGTATTTGGAAGCACTTCAGCACAATACCATTACCGGCTCATCTACTCTTTATGCCTCTTTAGGGGAGGAGACCCAACGGATGATTCGATTATTGAATCAGCTCGATGCGCTACAAAAAACTGAACTTCCGATTTCTGTATCCTCGAGCGAAGCATTTTCTTTACAAGAAGCGTTCGAAGAGATATTTACCGTTTATTCCCCTTCATTTCGTACTATTTTCAAGTCCATCACAATCGAAATAGAAGATCTGCTGCTGAATCATCGAAGAGAGGACTTCATTCAAATGATAACTAACCTATTTCAAAATATCGTAGATTATAACACCGGTACGACTTTATTGATTCGAGGCACCTCAACGCCTCAAGGGTATCAATTATCGTTTACGCACCAAGGCCAGTTCATAGCACAAAATGAAAAAGAACTGATTTTCGAACAATTCTACCGTTGTGATACCTCTAGATCCTCATCCTTACGTAGTGGTTTAGGCCTTTCGATTGTTCGGAAAATTTTACATGCGCAAAATGGAACAATCACGTTGGATACAGATGGGTACCTCCACTGCTTTTCTATACAATTTGATTTAACTTCATCAATGCTTAACAAAAGATGA
- a CDS encoding MBL fold metallo-hydrolase, with product MFFRSCFDSNLAQFSYIVGCQKTGEAIVIDPARDVHQYHEIAKAEGLKITAATETHIHADFVSGARELGQQDVQLYLSNEGGTDWSYQYETKKKAVLLKDGDQFYVGNVRFDVVHTPGHTPEHISFILTDEGGGSKVPMGIFTGDFVFVGDVGRPDLLEKAAGIEGTATNGATQMFHSLERFRNLPDYLQVWPGHGAGSACGKSLGAVPMSTVGYEKQNNWALMIEDESRFVEELLSGQPEPPRYFAMMKHVNKVGPAIIGETTPLPHQTELQEKYVILDVRPANLYRKGYAKGTLNIPFNKSFANWAGWLLPYDQDILLIASPDQVDAVRTALQSIGIDRVIGYVDVDELSFPEHYPEIDTTELQEKLDEETVYLIDVRNQSEWEAGHIEGAHHLMLGNLEKEMQRIPRDKPIVMQCQSGARSSIATSLMKRAGFENVYNLKGGYQAWKTADKPVVQS from the coding sequence ATGTTTTTCCGTTCATGTTTTGATTCGAATTTAGCTCAATTTTCTTATATAGTTGGTTGCCAAAAAACAGGTGAAGCCATCGTGATTGATCCGGCAAGAGATGTTCACCAGTATCATGAAATTGCTAAAGCAGAAGGACTAAAGATTACAGCAGCAACTGAAACACATATCCATGCTGATTTCGTTTCAGGAGCACGGGAATTGGGACAACAAGATGTTCAATTGTATCTATCAAACGAAGGTGGAACAGACTGGTCCTATCAGTACGAAACAAAAAAGAAAGCAGTACTACTCAAAGACGGAGATCAGTTTTATGTTGGGAATGTTCGATTCGATGTCGTGCATACGCCGGGTCATACACCAGAACATATCAGCTTCATCCTTACAGATGAAGGTGGGGGTTCAAAAGTACCGATGGGGATTTTTACAGGTGACTTTGTTTTTGTAGGTGACGTGGGGCGTCCTGATTTGTTAGAAAAAGCGGCTGGAATCGAAGGAACGGCTACAAACGGTGCGACACAGATGTTTCATTCGTTGGAACGTTTCCGAAATCTGCCGGATTATCTTCAAGTTTGGCCAGGGCATGGAGCAGGTAGTGCATGTGGAAAATCGTTAGGTGCTGTTCCTATGTCGACTGTCGGGTACGAGAAACAAAATAACTGGGCACTCATGATCGAGGATGAAAGTCGATTCGTAGAGGAACTGTTATCCGGACAACCGGAACCACCGCGTTATTTCGCAATGATGAAACATGTCAACAAAGTAGGACCTGCTATCATAGGAGAAACAACGCCTTTACCACATCAAACAGAACTTCAAGAAAAATACGTCATTCTTGATGTCCGTCCTGCAAACTTGTACCGTAAGGGGTATGCTAAAGGTACGTTGAATATTCCGTTTAATAAATCTTTTGCGAATTGGGCAGGATGGTTATTGCCATACGATCAAGATATCCTGTTGATTGCTTCGCCTGATCAAGTTGATGCTGTCCGAACAGCACTTCAATCTATTGGAATTGATCGAGTCATCGGGTATGTCGACGTGGATGAGCTGTCGTTCCCTGAACATTATCCAGAAATCGATACAACTGAGTTACAAGAAAAATTGGATGAAGAAACGGTCTATCTGATCGATGTTCGAAATCAATCGGAATGGGAAGCAGGTCATATCGAAGGTGCTCATCATTTGATGCTCGGAAATCTTGAAAAAGAAATGCAAAGGATTCCAAGAGACAAACCGATTGTCATGCAATGTCAATCAGGTGCCCGTTCATCTATCGCAACAAGTCTGATGAAGCGAGCTGGATTCGAGAATGTCTACAACTTGAAAGGTGGATATCAAGCTTGGAAAACG
- a CDS encoding cytochrome c biogenesis CcdA family protein, translated as MSNVTIWIAFFGGMASFFSPCIFPLLPAYISHLTGGQIKNSAVVVNRKLLFIRSLGFIVGFSLIFIAFGASASFVGQLLTDYRLWLMQLSGLLIILFGLHTAGWLEIKWLMYEKRLHVEKPSNGFFSSTVIGMAFASGWSPCVGLSLSTILLLAGNSDTFSQGIGMLIAYSIGMAVPFLVLSFVISYSLTFLRLINRQLGKIALFNGMLMVALGFLVLSGQLQKISAWLARYSLF; from the coding sequence ATGTCGAATGTTACGATTTGGATTGCTTTTTTTGGTGGAATGGCGTCCTTTTTTTCACCTTGTATCTTCCCGCTCCTACCGGCGTATATCAGTCATCTAACCGGAGGACAAATTAAGAATTCAGCCGTTGTCGTCAATCGCAAGCTTCTATTTATCCGATCACTTGGATTCATTGTTGGTTTCAGTCTGATTTTTATTGCATTCGGTGCATCAGCTAGCTTCGTAGGTCAACTATTGACTGATTACCGTCTTTGGCTCATGCAACTGTCAGGTCTTCTCATCATTCTTTTCGGATTACATACGGCGGGATGGCTAGAGATAAAGTGGTTAATGTATGAGAAACGATTGCATGTCGAAAAACCCTCGAATGGATTTTTTAGTTCTACCGTGATTGGTATGGCATTTGCCAGTGGCTGGTCACCGTGTGTCGGTCTGTCTTTATCAACGATCCTATTGTTAGCGGGTAACAGCGACACATTCTCTCAAGGAATTGGAATGCTGATTGCTTATTCAATCGGAATGGCTGTTCCCTTCCTCGTTCTGTCTTTTGTCATCTCGTATTCATTGACATTCTTACGCTTGATCAATCGACAACTCGGAAAAATTGCTTTATTTAACGGTATGCTGATGGTCGCATTAGGGTTTCTTGTTCTGAGTGGTCAACTGCAAAAAATCAGCGCCTGGCTTGCACGTTATTCCCTATTTTGA
- a CDS encoding OsmC family protein yields MHFNINEHHVAHSSPHGLLTISSDPEQGYRPVELFVSSLAGCSGTLLKNLLHKKRIFYSSLTLEVDITRDETRANRITSLDFESYVDGSMTEKQRLSLATLVIENCGMIQSVIDTIAITFTIHSTHER; encoded by the coding sequence ATGCATTTTAATATCAATGAGCATCACGTCGCCCACTCATCTCCACACGGTCTATTAACGATTTCATCTGACCCAGAGCAAGGATATCGTCCTGTCGAACTTTTTGTTTCTTCTTTAGCAGGATGTAGCGGTACTTTACTAAAAAACTTATTGCACAAAAAACGAATTTTCTATTCTTCACTTACTCTCGAGGTCGATATTACCCGCGATGAAACACGAGCCAATCGAATTACATCTTTGGACTTCGAGTCATATGTAGATGGTAGTATGACTGAAAAACAGCGTCTGTCCCTTGCGACTCTCGTCATTGAAAATTGCGGAATGATTCAATCCGTTATCGACACGATTGCAATCACGTTCACAATCCACTCAACACATGAGAGATAA